The following are encoded together in the Desulfococcus multivorans genome:
- a CDS encoding metallophosphoesterase family protein, with amino-acid sequence MTLFVHAADIHLDSPLKGLYQDESAPDAEEIRSAARAAFDKLVDLVLSEGAPLLIIAGDLYDGGWKDFSTGLYFASRMRKLAEEGVRVAVVRGNHDAENRMTKSLVMPENVKIFSSRKPETWILEDLNMALHGQSYPRRDVTENLALDYPEPVPGMLNIGILHCLISGAEGHLPYAPCTSDQLAAKGYDYWALGHVHELAVVRKTPPIVYPGCIQGRHIRETGEKGCALVEREEDGLSVEFVPLDVLRWMAVETDAAGAESVDRVVSIFGDVFEGRIADLDGRLCCARVKITGCCPVHGRLLADPDTVVANIKAMAAEVSGGRAWIEKVEIRTAPEIDLAQLAESDTPQGELLRYMGEIESCENPFELLNADFSSLKAKLAGTDVSVPEDDAAQLLRDARDILLTMLADMESREERS; translated from the coding sequence ATGACGTTGTTCGTTCATGCCGCGGATATTCACCTGGATTCGCCCTTGAAGGGCCTTTACCAGGACGAATCCGCGCCGGACGCCGAAGAAATCCGGAGCGCCGCCCGGGCGGCCTTCGACAAACTCGTGGACCTGGTTCTGTCCGAGGGCGCGCCCCTGCTGATTATCGCCGGAGACCTGTACGACGGTGGCTGGAAGGATTTCAGCACGGGCTTGTATTTCGCGAGCCGGATGCGCAAGCTGGCCGAAGAAGGCGTCCGCGTGGCAGTGGTTCGGGGAAATCACGACGCGGAAAACAGGATGACCAAATCCCTGGTCATGCCGGAGAACGTCAAAATTTTTTCGTCCCGAAAGCCGGAAACCTGGATTCTGGAAGACCTGAACATGGCCCTGCACGGCCAGAGCTATCCCCGGCGGGACGTGACCGAAAACCTGGCTCTCGACTATCCGGAACCGGTGCCGGGCATGCTCAACATCGGCATTCTGCACTGCCTGATTTCCGGCGCAGAGGGCCATCTTCCCTACGCTCCCTGCACGTCCGACCAATTGGCCGCCAAAGGCTACGATTATTGGGCACTCGGCCATGTCCACGAACTCGCGGTAGTCAGAAAAACGCCTCCCATCGTCTATCCCGGCTGCATCCAGGGACGCCACATCCGGGAAACGGGCGAGAAGGGATGCGCGCTGGTGGAACGGGAAGAAGACGGTTTAAGCGTGGAATTCGTTCCCCTGGACGTGCTGCGCTGGATGGCGGTGGAAACGGACGCCGCCGGCGCCGAGAGCGTCGACCGTGTCGTCTCGATTTTCGGCGATGTGTTCGAGGGACGGATCGCGGACCTGGACGGCCGCCTTTGTTGCGCTCGCGTGAAGATCACCGGATGTTGCCCGGTTCACGGGCGTCTTCTGGCTGACCCCGATACCGTCGTCGCCAATATCAAAGCCATGGCTGCGGAAGTGTCGGGGGGCAGGGCCTGGATCGAAAAGGTGGAAATCAGGACCGCCCCGGAGATCGATCTTGCGCAGTTGGCCGAAAGCGACACGCCCCAGGGGGAATTGCTCCGGTACATGGGCGAGATCGAATCCTGCGAAAATCCGTTCGAGCTCTTAAACGCGGATTTTTCATCGCTCAAGGCCAAGCTGGCAGGGACGGACGTCTCTGTGCCCGAGGACGACGCCGCGCAACTGCTTCGGGACGCCAGGGATATTTTGCTGACCATGCTGGCGGACATGGAAAGCCGAGAGGAACGATCATGA